The DNA window TCAATAGAATATATTTGGGAGTTGGACCTTGGCTAATATCAAATCAGCTAAGAAACGCGCCGTACAGTCTGAGAAACGCCGCAAGCACAATGCTAGCCGTCGCTCAATGGTGCGTACCTTCATTAAGAAGGTCTATGCCGCTATCGAAGCTGGCGACAAAGAAGCAGCACAAAAAGCATTCACCGTAATGCAACCACTTGTGGATCGCCAGGCTGCTAAAGGCCTGATCCACAAAAACAAAGCAGCGCGCCATAAGTCAAACCTGGCCGCGCAAATCAGCGCAATGCAGTAAGCATTACGTTGTCTGCTTGGTAAAAAAACCGGCTCTCGCCGGTTTTTTTATGCCCGCAATTCGGGCGCCCTTGCTTCGCCGCTAGAGGGCAAACAGCGATGAGAAGTCTTTGTGGCAGATCCGCTGCACCGCCGGGTGCTGGATCATGCGCTCGGCAAAAATGACGTAATACTCCTCGTGCACGCTGTCAATTCGCCCAATCTCCACCACGCTATCATCGCTGTAGATATCCTGCGCATACCGCGTCGGCGCCACAAAGATCGCATTATGGTACATGGCAAAGGCCTTCATCAGCGCCGCATCATCGAATTCACCGAGGATCTCGACCTGCAGCCCCTGAATATTGAGCCAGTTGAGCAGTTGCCGCCCGAGCATTGAACGGCGCCCCGGCAGCAACAGCCGCCGCTGTTCCAGGCAGGCCGGGAATGGCGCCTCCGGCACCGGCTGGCGGCAGAAAAAGCTGATGCTGCACTCACCCAGTTTGATCGAAAACAACCCTTCCTGCTGGCTGGAGTCTACCGGGCAGTCCGACAGGATCATATCCAGCTTGTGCTGGCTTAGCTGTTCCAGCAGCATTTCATGGGTGGATTCAAAACAGCGCAGATGGATGCGCTCATCATCCGCCACTACCGTTTCCAGCACCTGGCTCACCAGGCGCTTGGACAGGGCATCCGCCACGCCAACGTCGAACAACAGGTTGGATTCTTTGGTGTAATGAACGATATCCAACATTTCCTGGCTGAGCATGAACATCTTGTCCGCGTAACGGAAAACCAACTGCCCCAGTTCGGAAGGCACCAGCCCGCGCCCCTGGCGTTTAAACAGTTTGCCGTTTAACCGCTCTTCCAACGCTTTGATCTGGCCGGTAATGGTTTGCGGCGTCAGAAACAGCGCTTCAGCCGCGCCCACGACGGAGCCTGCTTTGCAAACTTGCCAAAAATAATAGAGGTGATTGAAATTAATATGTGACGTTCTCACAAAAAGTTCTCCTTACGTTTCGCACCGGCAAATAACCCGCCGAGATAAGCGACAAATTCCTTTTCGTTGTTTCAGACAACGTATTACCCCATTCGTCCCATACAAATGCCCCGCACTGCCGCCGTACGCGGCGCCTAAGGGCGTTTTGGCAAAGACAGGCGCAATAGGCTATAGCCCACCAGCGCCGCCAGCGTTGAGCCCAGCAGGATGCCCAAGCGTGAATACACCCCAAAAGCGGCGTCTGCGCTGCCGAATGCCAGGGTGGCGATAAACATCGACATGGTAAAGCCAATACCACACAGCACGGAAACGGCGAATACCTGCCGGAAGCCCACGCCTTCCGGCAAGCGGGCAATGCCTAGCTTCACCGCCAGGAAACTGAACGTGAAAATCCCCAACGGTTTGCCAATCAGCAGGCCGGTCGCAATGCCCAGCGGCAGCATCGAGGCCAGTCCGCCCAGCGAAACGCCCTGTAATGAAACCCCAGCGTTGGCAAAGGCAAACAGCGGCAGGATGAAATAGGCGACCCACGGGTGCAGCCCGTGCTCCAGCCTTTCAGACAGGGGGTCACCCTGGCGGGCGTTCAGCGGGATCATAAAGCCGAGAATCACCCCCGCCAGGGTGGCATGGATCCCAGAGACCAAAATGGCAGCCCACAGCCCCACACCCACGATCATGTACAGCGATGTCTTGGCGACCCGGCAACGGTTCATCAGCGCCAGCACGGCAATCAGCGCCGCCGCCGCGCCTAGCGCAGGCACCGACAGAGCATCGGTATAAAACAGGGCGATAATCACGATGGCGCCCAGATCGTCAATGATGGCCAACGCCAGCAGAAACACCTTCAGGCCCAGCGGGACTCGCTTACCCAGCAGCGCCATCACGCCCAGCGCAAAGGCGATATCGGTTGCCGTAGGGATCGCCCAGCCATGGCGAGCCACGGCATCGGCACCGTTGAACAGCAGGTAAATCAGCGCCGGCGCCAGCATCCCGCCACACGCAGCGATCGCCGGGAATATCGCTTTGTCATATCCCGCCAGTGAGCCCTGGATCAGCTCCCTCTTCACCTCCAGCCCTACCGTGAGGAAAAACAGCGCCATCAGCGCATCGTTAATCCACCATTCCAGTGGTTTATCTATCACATGCCCCAAAACACCCGCGCTAATAGGCACATTGAGAAACGCATGATAAAGCGTATCTAACGGGGTATTGGCCATGAACATCGCCACGATGGCTACGGCAATCAGGATGATGCCGCCCGCGGCTTCCAGACGTAAAAATTGACGAATAATATTGGTCACGGCGCTCTCTTCTCCCTGTAACAACAGTGCGCTGCCATTCTGCAAGAAGGTGAGTATAAACGTTGGTTAATATTGAAAATATAAGTTTATAAATGCTAAAACATTCAGCAAAACCGAGCTTTTCC is part of the Gibbsiella quercinecans genome and encodes:
- the rpsT gene encoding 30S ribosomal protein S20, whose product is MANIKSAKKRAVQSEKRRKHNASRRSMVRTFIKKVYAAIEAGDKEAAQKAFTVMQPLVDRQAAKGLIHKNKAARHKSNLAAQISAMQ
- the nhaR gene encoding transcriptional activator NhaR, with the translated sequence MRTSHINFNHLYYFWQVCKAGSVVGAAEALFLTPQTITGQIKALEERLNGKLFKRQGRGLVPSELGQLVFRYADKMFMLSQEMLDIVHYTKESNLLFDVGVADALSKRLVSQVLETVVADDERIHLRCFESTHEMLLEQLSQHKLDMILSDCPVDSSQQEGLFSIKLGECSISFFCRQPVPEAPFPACLEQRRLLLPGRRSMLGRQLLNWLNIQGLQVEILGEFDDAALMKAFAMYHNAIFVAPTRYAQDIYSDDSVVEIGRIDSVHEEYYVIFAERMIQHPAVQRICHKDFSSLFAL
- the nhaA gene encoding Na+/H+ antiporter NhaA, encoding MTNIIRQFLRLEAAGGIILIAVAIVAMFMANTPLDTLYHAFLNVPISAGVLGHVIDKPLEWWINDALMALFFLTVGLEVKRELIQGSLAGYDKAIFPAIAACGGMLAPALIYLLFNGADAVARHGWAIPTATDIAFALGVMALLGKRVPLGLKVFLLALAIIDDLGAIVIIALFYTDALSVPALGAAAALIAVLALMNRCRVAKTSLYMIVGVGLWAAILVSGIHATLAGVILGFMIPLNARQGDPLSERLEHGLHPWVAYFILPLFAFANAGVSLQGVSLGGLASMLPLGIATGLLIGKPLGIFTFSFLAVKLGIARLPEGVGFRQVFAVSVLCGIGFTMSMFIATLAFGSADAAFGVYSRLGILLGSTLAALVGYSLLRLSLPKRP